A region from the Natronoarchaeum mannanilyticum genome encodes:
- a CDS encoding uS10/mL48 family ribosomal protein, with translation MTFVTKLRLQSGDRAVLDSVVDDIKSTAERKGAELKGPHSKTTQRMQVPLSKDTTGGGRLGSWDYTVYSREVEIVGHDDLARRIAAREFPEPIHVEVEVEQINPVGSGA, from the coding sequence ATGACCTTCGTCACGAAGCTCCGACTCCAGAGCGGGGACCGCGCGGTGCTCGACAGCGTGGTCGACGACATCAAATCGACGGCCGAGCGAAAGGGCGCCGAGCTCAAAGGCCCCCACTCGAAGACGACGCAGCGCATGCAGGTGCCTCTCTCGAAGGATACGACCGGCGGCGGTCGGCTAGGTTCGTGGGACTACACGGTCTACAGTCGCGAGGTCGAGATCGTCGGCCACGACGACCTCGCGCGCCGGATCGCCGCCCGCGAGTTCCCCGAGCCGATCCACGTCGAGGTCGAGGTCGAGCAGATCAACCCCGTCGGCTCCGGCGCCTGA
- a CDS encoding bis(5'-nucleosyl)-tetraphosphatase, whose translation MTVEATSAGAILFRDTRGRREYLLLKSRPGDWEFPKGGVEGEEELQQTAIREVKEEAGISDFRLLDGFRQDYDYVFEANGETIHKTVHLFVARSFEASAELSHEHRDLQWRDYDQAINTITQDGPREILEDAHEFLDEREEDDEE comes from the coding sequence ATGACGGTTGAAGCGACGAGCGCGGGCGCGATCCTCTTTCGGGATACGCGCGGCCGCCGGGAGTACCTCCTCCTCAAGAGTCGCCCCGGGGACTGGGAGTTCCCCAAGGGCGGCGTCGAGGGCGAGGAAGAACTCCAGCAGACGGCCATCCGAGAGGTCAAAGAGGAAGCCGGAATCTCCGATTTCCGGCTGCTCGACGGTTTCCGCCAGGATTACGACTACGTGTTCGAGGCGAACGGCGAGACGATTCACAAGACGGTCCACCTGTTCGTGGCCCGGTCGTTCGAGGCCAGCGCCGAGCTGTCCCACGAACACCGGGACCTCCAGTGGCGAGACTACGACCAGGCGATCAACACGATCACGCAGGACGGGCCCCGCGAGATCCTCGAGGACGCCCACGAGTTCCTCGACGAACGCGAAGAGGACGACGAGGAGTAA
- the msrB gene encoding peptide-methionine (R)-S-oxide reductase MsrB: protein MSQETADDLPESDEEWRERLDDEEYRILREAGTEPKFSGDLLEVKDDGSFECAGCGQVLFDSDTKFNSNSGWPSFYDVADEDSVETRHDDSHGMDRTEVICSRCGGHLGHVFADGPEPTGKRYCINSAALEFDSEESDS from the coding sequence ATGTCCCAGGAGACAGCCGACGACCTGCCCGAGAGCGACGAGGAGTGGCGCGAACGACTCGACGACGAGGAGTACCGCATCCTGCGCGAGGCCGGCACGGAGCCGAAGTTCAGCGGCGACCTGCTGGAGGTCAAAGACGACGGCAGCTTCGAGTGCGCCGGCTGCGGACAGGTGCTGTTCGACTCGGACACCAAGTTCAACTCGAACAGCGGCTGGCCGAGCTTCTACGACGTCGCCGACGAGGACAGCGTCGAGACGCGCCACGACGACAGCCACGGGATGGACCGGACCGAAGTGATCTGCTCGCGCTGCGGCGGCCACCTCGGCCACGTGTTCGCGGACGGCCCCGAGCCGACCGGGAAGCGCTACTGCATCAACTCGGCGGCGCTGGAGTTCGACTCCGAAGAGAGCGATAGCTGA
- a CDS encoding formate/nitrite transporter family protein, protein MSGAPDPAEIFDRAAEEGRRRLDQSMLELVSTSVIAGFTIVFGFAALGIVEAIVKPQFGRLATIAGGLAFAVGFTFLIVGRAELFNENFFDPVAAAVENDDSWMVGPLLRLWSVTFVLNLVGGVPFVWLLSVEGALPHGAPEALTVVAEEIVHRSAAAEFVKAFTGGALVTLLSFMLAAVDSVGSRIVMAYFVGFLLTLGPFSHAIVTMLHVVFGVAFGAPIGLAEFARTTVVVTAGNLVGGLGLVTVTHITQAMGARED, encoded by the coding sequence GTGTCCGGCGCACCGGATCCGGCCGAGATTTTCGACAGGGCGGCGGAGGAAGGGCGGCGCCGCCTCGACCAGTCGATGCTGGAGCTCGTCTCGACCAGCGTCATCGCCGGGTTCACGATCGTCTTCGGCTTCGCCGCGCTCGGCATCGTCGAGGCGATCGTCAAGCCGCAGTTCGGACGCCTCGCGACGATCGCGGGCGGGCTCGCCTTCGCCGTCGGCTTCACGTTCCTGATCGTCGGGCGCGCGGAACTGTTCAACGAGAACTTCTTCGATCCGGTCGCGGCGGCGGTCGAGAACGACGATTCGTGGATGGTCGGGCCGCTCCTTCGCCTGTGGAGCGTCACCTTCGTACTCAACCTCGTCGGCGGCGTCCCGTTCGTGTGGCTCCTGTCGGTCGAGGGCGCGCTGCCCCACGGAGCGCCGGAGGCGCTGACGGTCGTCGCCGAGGAGATCGTCCACCGCTCCGCGGCCGCCGAGTTCGTGAAGGCGTTCACCGGCGGCGCGCTCGTCACGCTGCTGTCGTTCATGCTCGCGGCCGTCGACAGCGTCGGGAGCCGCATCGTGATGGCGTACTTCGTCGGCTTTCTGCTGACGCTCGGCCCGTTCAGCCACGCCATCGTCACGATGCTGCACGTCGTGTTCGGCGTCGCCTTCGGCGCCCCGATCGGCCTCGCCGAGTTCGCCAGGACGACCGTCGTCGTCACCGCCGGGAACCTCGTCGGCGGGCTCGGCCTCGTGACGGTCACTCATATCACGCAGGCCATGGGCGCCCGCGAGGACTGA
- a CDS encoding DUF7095 family protein, which produces MDRSEALDRAAEIVDAVEEERMPVPVREVWVYGDVALGLDPIDRLDVYLTKDVLFGGDADREDEFVDSHGIEGVGKSVRADWADEHPEYLRANANGHAAPEKCLAAHLLEDDETIHLEVCNASFDDNVTRRLEGAKARSDWEQLLDPRAACLWAEGTRSDEAMRKLRESELPFPTLSESLEMLGLDEGEAEDAAAALHEWRSEQEGATVRGDVV; this is translated from the coding sequence ATGGACAGGAGCGAGGCGCTCGACCGCGCCGCGGAGATCGTCGACGCCGTCGAGGAAGAGCGGATGCCGGTGCCCGTGAGAGAGGTGTGGGTGTACGGCGACGTCGCGCTCGGACTGGACCCGATCGACCGACTCGACGTCTATCTCACCAAGGACGTCCTCTTCGGCGGCGACGCCGACCGCGAAGACGAGTTCGTCGACTCCCACGGGATCGAGGGCGTCGGCAAGAGCGTGCGCGCCGACTGGGCCGACGAGCACCCCGAGTACCTCCGGGCGAACGCGAACGGCCACGCCGCGCCCGAGAAGTGCCTCGCGGCGCACCTGCTTGAGGACGACGAGACGATCCACCTGGAGGTGTGCAACGCCAGTTTCGATGACAACGTCACCCGCCGACTCGAAGGCGCGAAGGCCCGCAGCGACTGGGAGCAGCTGCTCGATCCCCGCGCGGCCTGCCTCTGGGCCGAGGGCACCCGGAGCGACGAGGCGATGCGAAAGCTCCGCGAGAGCGAGCTGCCGTTCCCGACCCTGTCGGAATCGCTGGAGATGCTCGGCCTCGACGAAGGCGAGGCCGAAGACGCCGCGGCGGCGCTCCACGAGTGGCGCTCCGAGCAGGAGGGCGCGACGGTCCGCGGCGACGTGGTCTGA
- a CDS encoding cellulose synthase operon protein YhjQ/BcsQ, which yields MTGNVYAILGGRGDVGATTTAAALGASLAETAHRVAVIDANFDDEGVGAVLDLGDPERGLRDVLRGDADLDEALVEASHGLQVLPSGDAAPAPTDVRSHALVRAADRVRERFDVVLLDLGAAGGTPAAVALERADGAILTATPEDDAIAAVGDAATVARFHGADVLGTAFTKIPAGTEIDHESAAEAIGTDVIAMVPEDDAVAESAAAGASLLRHDPDSPAAMVYWELATRLAGDDLGDEPVVHEPPTGEAAADESTASEPQGQESADAHDDAPEQESPAPDSQAGEQGAPNAVDAAATEPGGADDAPADDAEPIAPPAPDAADEQDSTAASAHEDATEQPSRSSGAAPSRRDDSQDGADASADGSASERGSPAPDDVATATEPEPDGENGGETSKNEFSWDDDPIDGDEPDGSETDSGDEPPLDDESVLGGERDEPGTGAGDGADREATDGSRADEKDDGNDGEDDIDAAFKATMDKVREQNGDADDDDDEDDEEESGGMFGIGS from the coding sequence ATGACCGGAAACGTCTACGCGATTCTCGGGGGCCGGGGCGACGTCGGGGCGACGACGACGGCCGCCGCGCTGGGGGCGTCCCTGGCGGAAACGGCCCACCGCGTCGCCGTGATCGACGCGAACTTCGACGACGAGGGCGTCGGCGCGGTGCTCGATCTAGGGGATCCCGAGCGGGGGCTTCGAGACGTCCTGCGCGGCGACGCCGACCTCGACGAGGCGCTGGTCGAGGCGTCCCACGGACTACAGGTACTCCCGAGCGGCGACGCCGCGCCCGCACCGACCGACGTGCGCTCGCACGCGCTGGTCCGCGCCGCCGACCGCGTCCGCGAGCGCTTCGACGTCGTACTCCTCGATCTGGGCGCCGCGGGCGGCACTCCCGCCGCCGTCGCTCTCGAGCGCGCCGACGGCGCGATCCTGACAGCGACGCCCGAAGACGACGCCATCGCGGCGGTCGGCGACGCCGCCACGGTCGCACGCTTTCACGGCGCGGACGTGCTCGGGACGGCGTTCACGAAGATCCCCGCGGGGACCGAGATCGACCACGAGTCCGCCGCCGAGGCCATCGGCACCGACGTGATCGCGATGGTTCCCGAGGACGACGCCGTCGCCGAGAGCGCCGCCGCGGGCGCGTCGCTGCTCCGTCACGACCCCGACAGTCCCGCCGCGATGGTGTACTGGGAGCTCGCGACCCGCCTCGCCGGCGACGACCTCGGCGACGAGCCCGTCGTCCACGAGCCGCCGACCGGCGAGGCGGCCGCCGATGAATCGACTGCCTCGGAACCGCAGGGTCAGGAGAGCGCTGACGCCCACGACGACGCGCCGGAGCAGGAATCTCCAGCCCCCGACTCGCAAGCGGGCGAGCAAGGGGCACCGAACGCAGTCGACGCCGCTGCCACCGAGCCCGGCGGAGCGGACGACGCCCCCGCGGACGACGCCGAGCCGATCGCACCACCGGCACCTGATGCCGCCGACGAACAGGACTCCACCGCAGCTTCCGCTCACGAAGACGCCACGGAGCAGCCCTCCCGGAGCTCCGGGGCGGCTCCGTCTCGTCGGGACGACTCGCAGGACGGCGCCGACGCTTCAGCGGACGGATCGGCGTCCGAGCGAGGGTCGCCAGCCCCCGACGACGTGGCGACCGCGACAGAGCCGGAGCCGGACGGCGAAAATGGTGGCGAGACGTCGAAAAACGAGTTCTCGTGGGACGATGATCCGATCGACGGCGACGAGCCGGACGGCAGCGAAACGGACAGCGGCGACGAGCCGCCGCTCGACGACGAGTCCGTCCTCGGCGGGGAACGCGACGAGCCCGGAACGGGGGCGGGCGACGGGGCGGATCGCGAGGCAACCGACGGGTCGCGGGCCGACGAGAAGGACGACGGGAACGACGGCGAGGACGATATCGACGCCGCGTTCAAGGCGACGATGGACAAAGTGCGCGAGCAAAATGGCGATGCGGACGACGATGACGACGAAGACGACGAGGAGGAGAGCGGCGGTATGTTCGGCATCGGCAGCTGA
- a CDS encoding S66 peptidase family protein — protein MPSTPTLPPAVERGDEVAILSPSAGLAAEFPRVYELGLDRLRDVFDLEPLEFPTARKSTEYLQDHPEERAEDVMEAFRDPEISAVIATIGGFDQVRILDHLDPAVLREHPTRFFGSSDNANLANYLWREGVAACYGGDLMTTFAMQGSMREYAVEYLERALFEDELGELRPADEFTDQDLEWGDPENLDRHREHEPNPGREWHGPERRVTGVTWGGSFEVVDLQLSVDRFLPDPGRLDGGVLLLETSEELPEPWYVRQALLGMGERGLLERFDAVLVGRIKARSPTVERDADERAAYRRRVRDAMLGEIRRYAPDAPVAFGVDFGHTAPTAPVPIGGEAIVDAERERIAFR, from the coding sequence ATGCCGTCGACGCCGACCCTTCCGCCGGCGGTCGAGCGCGGCGACGAGGTCGCGATCCTCTCGCCCTCGGCGGGACTCGCCGCCGAGTTCCCCCGCGTGTACGAGCTCGGGCTCGACCGCCTGCGCGACGTGTTCGACCTCGAACCGCTGGAGTTCCCGACCGCCCGGAAGTCCACGGAATACCTGCAGGACCACCCCGAAGAGCGCGCGGAGGACGTGATGGAGGCGTTCCGCGACCCCGAAATCTCGGCCGTGATCGCCACGATCGGCGGGTTCGACCAGGTCCGGATCCTCGACCACCTCGATCCCGCCGTGCTACGCGAGCACCCGACGCGGTTCTTCGGGTCCAGCGACAACGCGAACCTCGCGAACTACCTCTGGCGCGAGGGCGTGGCCGCGTGCTACGGCGGCGACCTCATGACGACGTTCGCGATGCAGGGCTCGATGCGCGAGTACGCCGTCGAGTACCTCGAACGCGCGCTGTTCGAGGACGAGCTGGGCGAGCTGCGACCGGCCGACGAGTTCACCGATCAGGACCTCGAGTGGGGGGACCCGGAGAACCTCGACCGCCACCGGGAGCACGAGCCGAACCCCGGCCGGGAGTGGCACGGCCCGGAGCGGCGGGTCACGGGCGTCACCTGGGGCGGCTCGTTCGAGGTCGTGGATCTGCAGCTCTCGGTCGATCGGTTCCTGCCCGACCCCGGACGACTGGACGGCGGCGTCCTGCTGCTGGAGACCTCCGAGGAACTGCCCGAGCCGTGGTACGTCCGGCAGGCGCTGCTGGGGATGGGCGAGCGCGGGCTGCTCGAACGGTTCGACGCCGTGCTCGTCGGACGGATCAAGGCGCGCTCGCCGACGGTCGAGCGCGACGCCGACGAGCGGGCGGCCTACCGCCGGCGCGTCCGCGACGCGATGCTGGGCGAGATCCGGCGGTACGCCCCGGACGCGCCGGTGGCGTTCGGCGTCGACTTCGGCCACACCGCGCCGACGGCGCCCGTCCCGATCGGCGGGGAGGCCATCGTCGACGCCGAGCGCGAGCGCATCGCGTTCCGATGA
- a CDS encoding class I SAM-dependent methyltransferase, translating into MREFSADYLSDTREGMWDDSREALDPIELDRWDSVLDVGCGTGELSAVLAEETDGEVVGVDADPSLLGLARERVPTVAGDATRLPFADDSFDLVVCQALLINLPDPAAAVREFARVARHRVAAIEPDNGAVTVESSVDAESELAGRARRAYLDGVDTDVTLGAAGTREAFEEAGIDDPTTRRYDHVRVVEPPYSERDVDDAKRKATGDGLADDLPTMLAGDLTEAEYDDLRGRWREMGREVVGQMADGDYRRRETVPFFVTVGSVE; encoded by the coding sequence GTGCGAGAGTTCTCGGCGGACTACCTCAGCGACACCCGCGAGGGGATGTGGGACGACTCCCGCGAGGCGCTGGACCCGATCGAACTCGATCGCTGGGACTCGGTGCTCGACGTGGGGTGTGGCACCGGCGAGCTCTCGGCCGTGCTGGCCGAGGAGACCGACGGCGAGGTCGTCGGCGTCGACGCCGATCCGTCGCTGCTGGGCCTCGCCCGCGAGCGCGTCCCGACGGTCGCGGGCGACGCGACGCGGCTTCCCTTCGCCGACGATTCCTTCGACCTGGTGGTCTGCCAGGCGCTGCTGATCAACCTGCCCGACCCCGCCGCGGCGGTCCGCGAGTTCGCTCGCGTCGCGCGCCACCGCGTCGCGGCGATCGAGCCGGACAACGGCGCCGTCACCGTCGAATCCAGCGTCGACGCCGAGTCCGAACTCGCGGGCCGAGCGCGTCGCGCGTATCTCGACGGCGTCGACACCGACGTGACGCTCGGGGCGGCCGGGACGCGCGAGGCGTTCGAGGAAGCGGGAATCGACGACCCGACGACGCGACGGTACGACCACGTCCGCGTCGTCGAACCGCCCTACTCCGAGCGCGACGTCGACGACGCCAAGCGCAAGGCGACGGGCGACGGCCTCGCCGACGACCTCCCGACGATGCTGGCGGGCGATCTCACGGAGGCCGAGTACGACGACCTCCGGGGTCGGTGGCGCGAGATGGGCCGCGAGGTCGTCGGCCAGATGGCCGACGGCGACTACCGCCGGCGCGAGACGGTCCCCTTTTTCGTAACCGTCGGGTCGGTCGAGTGA
- a CDS encoding deoxyribonuclease IV, producing MSDLRVGAHVSIAGGVDNAVERQLDVGGNCGQIFTTSPQVWQDPDIEDDEAERFRDGTLEQLDGPWVIHSSYLVNLCTPKDDLREKSIASMQAEVDAADTLGIEYVNVHLGAHTGAGVDQGLENAASALDELDVPDGVTVLVESDAGSGTKLGGDFEHLADVIDRADLDIDVCVDTAHAFAAGYDLSTAEGVDDAVAEFDEVVGLDHLQCIHLNDSKHECGTNKDEHAHIGEGLIGEEGMTRIINHEDLADVPLVLETPTENGKGFEWNVERVHELRE from the coding sequence ATGAGCGACCTCCGAGTCGGCGCGCACGTATCGATCGCGGGCGGCGTGGACAACGCCGTCGAACGGCAGCTGGACGTCGGCGGCAACTGCGGGCAGATCTTCACGACCTCGCCGCAGGTCTGGCAGGACCCCGACATCGAAGACGACGAGGCCGAGCGGTTCCGCGACGGCACCCTCGAACAGCTCGACGGGCCGTGGGTGATCCACTCCTCGTACCTCGTGAACCTCTGTACGCCGAAAGACGACCTCCGCGAGAAGTCGATCGCCAGCATGCAGGCCGAGGTCGACGCCGCCGACACCCTGGGCATCGAGTACGTCAACGTCCACCTCGGCGCCCACACCGGCGCCGGCGTCGACCAGGGCCTCGAAAACGCCGCCAGCGCGCTCGACGAACTCGACGTGCCCGACGGCGTCACCGTGCTCGTCGAGAGCGACGCCGGCAGCGGCACCAAGCTCGGCGGCGACTTCGAGCACCTCGCGGACGTGATCGACCGCGCCGACCTCGACATCGACGTCTGCGTCGACACGGCCCACGCGTTCGCGGCGGGCTACGACCTCTCGACGGCCGAGGGCGTCGACGACGCCGTCGCGGAGTTCGACGAAGTGGTCGGGCTCGATCACCTGCAGTGCATCCACCTCAACGACTCCAAGCACGAGTGCGGCACGAACAAGGACGAGCACGCCCACATCGGCGAGGGCCTGATCGGCGAGGAGGGGATGACCCGCATCATCAACCACGAGGACCTCGCAGACGTGCCGCTGGTGCTGGAGACGCCCACCGAGAACGGGAAGGGCTTCGAGTGGAACGTCGAGCGCGTTCACGAGCTGCGAGAGTAA
- a CDS encoding peroxiredoxin family protein, translating into MSDSTPLAVGDRVPDVGAPLVRSDGSAEETPLSELLEERPVLLCFYTNDFAPDCVNEWCSFRDYEWFSANPSVTLVGASTSRPVTHRKFMDLLDLSFPMYADTDLEIAEAFGVDYRAFRLLARSRRSCFLIDQDRTIRHRWLADHAIDPTMDTPDVGALHDAVVETFGDGFEAES; encoded by the coding sequence ATGTCAGATTCGACTCCGCTGGCGGTCGGCGATCGGGTGCCCGACGTCGGGGCGCCGCTGGTTCGCTCCGACGGGAGCGCCGAGGAGACACCGCTGTCGGAACTGCTCGAAGAACGCCCGGTGTTGCTCTGCTTCTACACCAACGACTTCGCGCCCGACTGCGTCAACGAGTGGTGCTCGTTCCGGGACTACGAGTGGTTCTCGGCCAACCCGTCGGTGACGCTCGTCGGCGCCAGCACGTCCCGACCGGTGACCCACCGGAAGTTCATGGACCTGCTCGATCTCTCCTTTCCGATGTACGCCGACACGGACCTCGAAATTGCGGAGGCGTTCGGCGTCGACTATCGGGCGTTCCGCCTGCTCGCTCGCTCCCGGCGCTCGTGCTTCCTGATCGACCAGGATAGGACGATACGCCACCGCTGGCTGGCGGATCACGCGATCGATCCGACGATGGACACGCCGGACGTCGGGGCGCTCCACGACGCCGTCGTCGAGACGTTCGGCGACGGCTTCGAGGCGGAGAGCTGA
- a CDS encoding biotin/lipoate A/B protein ligase family protein: MTSLSDREWRLLPERTDDGPTTMALEEIAAETAVEEGVRTVRVYSWEPSTLSLGYRQDPDTVDWEHCEREGIGVTRRQTGGGGIYHDRRADISYSVVAPADELPGDLMESYNLLCEPILDAFERMGVPASFADEELTAIHQPCCYLRAIHPAHDILAGGKKISGNAQYRQRDAVIQHGSLSFDLAPEHHLGVFADPDTAVAEFRERVTSIREHADISREEAVSALEGALADWADADESQWREDELERARELAQEKYATDEWTRRRAAPGES, encoded by the coding sequence ATGACTTCGCTTTCCGACCGCGAGTGGCGCCTGCTCCCCGAACGCACCGACGACGGTCCGACGACGATGGCCCTCGAAGAGATCGCCGCCGAGACGGCCGTCGAGGAGGGCGTTCGAACTGTGCGGGTGTACTCGTGGGAGCCATCGACGCTCTCGCTGGGCTACCGACAGGACCCCGACACGGTCGACTGGGAGCACTGCGAGCGCGAGGGGATCGGCGTCACGCGGCGCCAGACCGGCGGCGGCGGCATCTACCACGACCGGCGCGCGGACATCTCCTACAGCGTCGTCGCGCCGGCCGACGAGCTCCCGGGCGATCTGATGGAGAGCTACAATTTGCTCTGCGAGCCGATCCTCGACGCCTTCGAGCGCATGGGCGTCCCGGCGTCGTTCGCCGACGAGGAGCTGACAGCAATCCACCAGCCCTGCTGTTACCTGCGAGCGATCCATCCGGCCCACGACATCCTCGCCGGCGGGAAGAAGATCAGCGGGAACGCCCAGTACCGTCAGCGCGACGCCGTGATCCAGCACGGCTCGCTGTCGTTCGATCTCGCTCCCGAACATCACCTCGGCGTCTTCGCCGACCCCGACACCGCGGTCGCGGAGTTCCGCGAACGCGTGACGTCGATCCGCGAGCACGCCGACATCTCGCGCGAGGAAGCGGTGAGCGCGCTGGAGGGCGCGCTGGCTGACTGGGCGGACGCCGACGAAAGCCAGTGGCGCGAGGACGAATTGGAGCGCGCTCGGGAGCTTGCACAGGAGAAGTACGCGACCGACGAGTGGACGCGTCGGCGGGCGGCGCCCGGTGAGTCGTAA
- a CDS encoding DUF2391 family protein, with protein sequence MRIGRLRYPQFRLADVAQQIVGGFLLAGPFVVTEEVWVLASNMSHLQAFLVVCVTAGIGYAALYEADTGRDPDAEQEVAGVPLRFLSLMLVSFGSVTLLALILDAPDTFIDAYPNGSMAETVEVTIKAVSVGSVFSVVGAATADSLL encoded by the coding sequence ATGAGAATCGGACGCCTGCGATACCCCCAGTTCCGGCTGGCCGACGTCGCCCAGCAGATCGTCGGCGGGTTCCTGCTGGCCGGCCCGTTCGTCGTCACCGAGGAGGTCTGGGTGCTCGCGAGCAACATGAGCCACCTCCAGGCGTTCCTGGTCGTCTGCGTCACCGCCGGGATTGGCTACGCCGCGCTGTACGAAGCCGACACCGGCCGCGACCCCGACGCCGAGCAGGAGGTCGCCGGCGTCCCGCTGCGCTTTCTCTCGCTGATGCTCGTCTCGTTCGGCTCGGTGACGCTGCTGGCGCTGATCCTCGACGCGCCCGACACGTTCATCGACGCGTACCCGAACGGGAGCATGGCCGAGACCGTCGAGGTGACGATCAAGGCCGTCAGCGTCGGCTCGGTGTTCTCGGTCGTCGGCGCCGCGACGGCGGACAGCCTGCTCTGA
- a CDS encoding putative manganese transporter yields MIGVEEAADIFVYSVRDGFVQVSAFVAITVVLFSYVQYRTDGRLVRYLEDHERLQPLAGGLLGLTPGCGGAIVAMPLYVRGSVSFGTVVAALAATAGDSAFVILALAPEAAIYAYGLALVAGVGFGYAVDGWGLGVGRVDRAVGRIGRPMTDGGFATTNVANGAPSVPGEADAGCSVDSTTDTDREWLVTLSHAVHVAWWVVAAAGLVAGVEYLRRGAPEVAMEIAPTFFGLFTVAGLVGTTLSAYLYFVGRGVIGDGASGRARDTFGSTYETFQHAAMETSMVTIWVIVAYLLYEYSVAIFALDIGALAAAAGMLAPIAGAALGLIPGCAPQIVFASLYANGEVPFSALSANAVSQDGDALFPLMAIDMKAAVVATIYTTIPALVVGIGVHLFWPYAQFGFGVVG; encoded by the coding sequence GTGATCGGCGTCGAGGAGGCGGCGGACATTTTCGTCTACTCCGTCCGCGACGGGTTCGTGCAGGTCAGCGCGTTCGTCGCGATCACGGTCGTGCTGTTCAGCTACGTCCAGTATCGGACGGACGGCAGACTCGTCCGCTACCTCGAAGACCACGAGCGGCTCCAGCCGCTGGCGGGCGGGCTGCTCGGCCTGACGCCGGGCTGTGGCGGCGCGATCGTCGCGATGCCGCTGTACGTCCGGGGCAGCGTCAGCTTCGGCACCGTCGTCGCGGCGCTGGCGGCGACCGCGGGCGACTCGGCGTTTGTCATTCTGGCGCTGGCGCCCGAGGCCGCGATCTACGCCTACGGGCTGGCGCTGGTCGCCGGCGTCGGCTTCGGCTACGCGGTCGACGGCTGGGGCCTCGGCGTCGGCCGCGTCGACCGCGCTGTCGGCCGGATCGGCCGCCCGATGACCGACGGCGGCTTCGCGACGACGAACGTCGCGAACGGCGCCCCGAGCGTTCCGGGCGAGGCCGACGCCGGGTGCAGCGTCGATAGTACCACCGACACCGACCGCGAGTGGCTCGTCACGCTCAGCCACGCGGTCCACGTCGCGTGGTGGGTGGTCGCGGCGGCCGGCCTCGTCGCGGGCGTCGAGTACCTCCGCCGGGGCGCTCCGGAGGTCGCGATGGAGATCGCCCCGACGTTCTTCGGGCTGTTCACGGTCGCCGGACTGGTCGGGACGACGCTCTCGGCGTACCTGTACTTCGTCGGCCGCGGAGTGATCGGCGACGGGGCGTCGGGTCGAGCGCGCGACACCTTTGGCAGCACCTACGAGACGTTCCAGCACGCCGCGATGGAGACCAGCATGGTGACGATCTGGGTGATCGTCGCGTACCTGCTCTACGAGTACTCGGTGGCGATCTTCGCGCTCGATATCGGCGCGCTCGCCGCCGCGGCGGGGATGCTCGCGCCGATCGCCGGCGCCGCGCTCGGGCTGATCCCCGGCTGCGCGCCACAGATCGTGTTCGCGTCGCTGTACGCCAACGGCGAGGTCCCGTTCTCGGCGCTGTCGGCCAACGCCGTCAGCCAGGACGGCGACGCGCTGTTCCCGCTCATGGCGATCGACATGAAGGCCGCCGTCGTCGCGACGATCTACACGACGATCCCCGCGCTGGTCGTCGGGATCGGCGTCCACCTCTTCTGGCCGTACGCGCAGTTCGGCTTCGGCGTCGTCGGCTGA